In one Arenibacter antarcticus genomic region, the following are encoded:
- a CDS encoding RteC domain-containing protein: MDWLRSHIEIKSGLIKIEESFLNKIVSYNKAISYCQNILEQYRSAVVSEGFPDESAEIRFFKNEKPFIMGQLLRFTHQLTFELDFAKIAYASNESIILQKILEVNTFLSHHRDIVLYIELENQELDAQYFLRKNKGFYTYPGPHGFSFDPEFSSSHDGLLAHIVGYQGFLQFLQQKLNISSSYPNKSLPKIAWTESKVALTELAFALFYSGAINQGKATLKSIIRALEQVTGVDLGDYHHTSVRFRNRSQPTKFMDKLTRSLENWMADLDD, translated from the coding sequence ATGGATTGGTTACGATCTCATATAGAAATTAAATCTGGATTGATCAAGATCGAAGAATCATTCTTAAATAAGATTGTATCCTACAACAAGGCTATTTCCTATTGCCAAAATATTTTGGAGCAGTACCGTTCTGCTGTAGTTTCCGAAGGCTTCCCTGATGAAAGCGCGGAAATTCGATTTTTCAAAAATGAAAAGCCTTTTATAATGGGGCAACTTTTACGGTTTACGCATCAGTTGACTTTTGAACTTGATTTTGCAAAAATTGCCTATGCCTCTAACGAGAGTATTATTTTGCAGAAGATCCTGGAAGTAAATACCTTTTTGTCCCACCATAGGGATATAGTGCTTTATATTGAACTTGAAAATCAAGAGCTGGATGCCCAATATTTCTTGCGAAAGAACAAGGGGTTCTATACCTATCCAGGTCCGCATGGATTCAGTTTTGACCCAGAATTTAGTTCTTCCCACGATGGGCTGTTGGCCCATATAGTGGGATATCAAGGTTTTCTTCAGTTTCTTCAACAAAAGTTGAATATTTCGAGTTCCTATCCCAACAAATCCCTTCCTAAAATTGCCTGGACAGAATCTAAAGTAGCTCTTACAGAACTTGCTTTTGCCCTGTTTTATAGCGGTGCTATTAATCAGGGTAAGGCCACTTTAAAATCTATAATTCGAGCTCTAGAACAGGTAACCGGGGTGGATTTGGGGGATTACCACCATACCTCTGTCCGATTTCGGAACCGTTCCCAACCCACAAAATTTATGGATAAACTTACAAGATCTCTAGAGAATTGGATGGCCGATTTGGACGATTAA
- a CDS encoding helix-turn-helix domain-containing protein, whose amino-acid sequence MPTAIITTDDLREFKLELLSSIKELLNENQTKMMKKEWLRSTQVMDMLQISMTTLQGLRVKGTLPFIKIGGLIFYEAGEIEKVLMENTVNPLKKKR is encoded by the coding sequence ATGCCAACAGCTATTATTACTACGGATGATCTGAGAGAATTTAAACTGGAACTTCTCTCTTCGATCAAGGAACTATTGAACGAGAACCAGACTAAAATGATGAAAAAGGAATGGCTCAGGAGCACCCAGGTCATGGATATGCTCCAGATCAGTATGACCACCCTTCAAGGTCTTCGGGTAAAAGGAACCCTCCCCTTTATAAAAATAGGGGGGCTTATTTTTTATGAAGCAGGGGAAATTGAAAAGGTCCTAATGGAGAATACCGTGAATCCCTTAAAGAAAAAGCGATGA
- a CDS encoding single-stranded DNA-binding protein: protein MSNLRNHVQLMGNIGDVPSITNLESGKKVARFQMATNDFYKNAKGEKVKRTDWHSVVAWGKTAEIVEKFGGKGKEIGIVGKLRTRSYTAADGSTRYITEVVADEILLLGSRA, encoded by the coding sequence ATGAGCAATTTAAGAAACCATGTACAGCTGATGGGGAACATCGGGGATGTTCCATCGATCACTAATCTAGAAAGTGGAAAAAAGGTGGCCCGTTTTCAAATGGCGACCAATGACTTTTACAAGAACGCCAAAGGGGAGAAAGTAAAACGTACGGACTGGCACAGCGTGGTAGCCTGGGGAAAAACGGCAGAGATCGTGGAGAAGTTTGGGGGAAAGGGAAAGGAAATCGGTATAGTCGGGAAATTAAGGACCCGGAGCTATACGGCTGCTGATGGGTCTACCCGATATATCACAGAAGTTGTTGCCGATGAGATTTTATTACTTGGTAGCAGGGCCTAA
- a CDS encoding DUF6876 family protein produces MDSKSKEINEGLQHFHGSEIVFQLPLLKTKFTDGIKYLAHAAECFWLVTDTSVIAKSLMNKSRFITIVFKKCSEQEKENLGYEATIVYSDGNGNIYETHKYNITDFPLDQLRLFFVDDTLMLPSEY; encoded by the coding sequence ATGGACAGCAAATCTAAAGAAATAAACGAAGGGCTGCAACATTTTCACGGTTCGGAAATAGTTTTTCAACTCCCTTTATTAAAGACCAAATTTACGGACGGTATAAAATATCTTGCCCATGCGGCCGAATGTTTTTGGCTCGTTACGGATACCTCTGTAATCGCGAAAAGTTTGATGAACAAAAGTCGGTTTATCACAATCGTTTTTAAAAAATGTTCTGAGCAGGAAAAAGAAAATCTGGGTTATGAGGCTACCATCGTTTATAGTGATGGCAATGGAAATATTTATGAAACCCATAAATACAATATAACCGATTTTCCATTGGACCAGCTCAGATTGTTTTTTGTGGACGACACCTTGATGTTGCCCAGCGAATATTAA
- a CDS encoding endonuclease/exonuclease/phosphatase family protein, translated as MKVATWNIENLYHRDKGLSRSNLGKCASDWILELDALMPRIQKSENDMARIRELTFLLGFENIDTHPYAVMRKRNGGLFLKQRDFANESKASRLTDWNGWVALQTVAVDHKSTLHKARLIAEIDADILVLQEVEDKPSLMEFNRMLKDFNIASYDQVMVLEGNDDRGLSMAIMTKNGYRLDTVRCHTVDIADGRDLTFETDCQEYAIITPKEETVFILSTQFSGHNTAKRKLQAREVAAIYDKLKVEGKERVLVCGTLNDVSYSDCLSPILRETDLEDISRLPMCEVDKDKGKAAGYFRLGAYRKGVNIKQKDYMLLSYEMSQKIITCGINRKAMWPERNMKWEVYPTLKNREHAASAHPLIWGEFDIW; from the coding sequence ATGAAAGTAGCTACATGGAACATTGAAAACCTTTATCACCGGGACAAGGGATTGTCCAGATCCAATCTAGGTAAGTGTGCGTCCGATTGGATTCTGGAATTGGACGCCCTGATGCCCAGAATACAAAAAAGCGAAAATGATATGGCACGTATTCGGGAACTCACATTTTTATTGGGTTTTGAAAACATCGATACCCATCCCTACGCGGTAATGAGAAAAAGAAATGGGGGACTTTTTCTAAAACAACGTGATTTTGCCAACGAATCCAAAGCCTCTAGGTTAACGGATTGGAACGGTTGGGTAGCTCTGCAGACCGTAGCTGTGGACCATAAATCGACCTTACATAAAGCGCGGCTTATTGCTGAAATCGATGCCGATATTCTAGTGCTGCAAGAGGTAGAGGATAAGCCTTCGTTAATGGAGTTCAATCGGATGCTGAAAGATTTTAATATTGCGTCCTATGATCAGGTCATGGTCTTGGAGGGGAACGATGACCGTGGCCTGTCCATGGCAATTATGACCAAAAATGGATATCGGTTGGATACGGTGAGATGCCATACCGTGGATATTGCGGATGGGAGGGACCTTACGTTTGAAACGGACTGTCAAGAGTATGCGATCATTACCCCAAAAGAGGAAACAGTTTTTATACTTTCCACACAATTTTCGGGGCATAACACTGCCAAGAGAAAGCTACAGGCTCGGGAGGTTGCTGCCATTTACGATAAATTGAAAGTAGAAGGGAAGGAGCGGGTCCTAGTCTGTGGCACCTTGAACGATGTATCCTATAGCGATTGCTTGTCCCCAATACTCCGAGAGACGGACCTAGAAGATATTTCTAGGTTACCCATGTGTGAGGTAGACAAGGATAAGGGAAAAGCTGCTGGATATTTTCGGCTGGGGGCCTATCGGAAAGGGGTAAATATCAAACAGAAAGACTATATGCTTCTTTCCTATGAAATGAGCCAGAAGATAATCACATGCGGAATTAATCGTAAAGCGATGTGGCCGGAACGGAATATGAAATGGGAAGTGTATCCAACCCTTAAAAACAGAGAACATGCGGCCAGTGCACACCCTTTGATCTGGGGAGAGTTTGATATTTGGTAG
- a CDS encoding ATPase: protein MDNPSKIIEDHLEYSLGVFDGKEVLYDFDKILIYLNAKGKLLFGNQFKIYDQDRDIVFKLCNYFIKDRKYCEKENIDPQKGILLTGPVGCGKTSLMKLIRHLVPMQRPFEVIPSRNITFSFNHLGYKTIEDFGNSRSYCFDDLGIEPIGRYYGHDCNVMGEVLLSRYELFLETKGKVKTHATTNLNAGELEELYGNRVRSRMRDLFNLIAFDKNTKDKRI from the coding sequence ATGGACAACCCCTCTAAAATAATCGAAGACCATCTGGAATATTCTCTTGGGGTATTTGACGGAAAGGAAGTGCTGTATGATTTTGATAAGATCCTGATTTACCTGAACGCCAAGGGGAAACTGCTTTTTGGAAACCAATTTAAAATCTATGACCAGGATCGGGACATCGTTTTTAAACTTTGCAATTACTTCATCAAAGACAGGAAGTATTGCGAAAAGGAGAATATTGATCCCCAAAAAGGCATCCTCCTGACCGGCCCCGTGGGTTGCGGTAAGACCAGCTTGATGAAGTTGATCCGCCATCTTGTCCCGATGCAACGACCCTTCGAGGTAATCCCCTCAAGAAACATAACCTTTAGCTTTAACCACTTGGGCTATAAGACCATCGAAGATTTTGGGAACAGTAGGTCCTACTGCTTCGACGACCTCGGGATAGAGCCGATAGGCCGCTATTATGGGCATGACTGCAACGTGATGGGCGAGGTACTGCTCTCGCGCTATGAACTGTTCCTAGAGACCAAGGGCAAGGTCAAGACCCATGCCACTACCAACCTGAACGCCGGAGAATTGGAAGAACTTTACGGGAATAGGGTACGCAGCCGGATGAGGGACCTTTTTAACCTGATCGCATTTGATAAGAACACAAAGGACAAACGAATTTAA